Proteins found in one Candidatus Palauibacter scopulicola genomic segment:
- a CDS encoding amidohydrolase has protein sequence MSEVNRREFMALSGLAAGGAALAGCGTPGGGGRQAGDGAAHHADQVVTNATVYTVDDANPRAEALAVRNGRFLAAGSNDDIANLIGPRTERIDAGGGTVVPGFIDAHNHPSSAGMRHLTEVDMNIRTIEGMKSALRERAQNTPPGEWVVGFLYDDTKIEEGRPLNRRDIDEAVPDHPVQVTHRGGHTSVYNSKAFELAGITVDTPDPTGGHFYREDGELTGKVASLARRPLQRLVPGGSTREDRQAGVALIGQLMSAAGITSVHETGGNSQGLTALQDAYDAGDLRFRMYYFPSGGSLLFSALKQAGVRTGFGDENLRIGAVKYSADGSASERTMAMRTPYVGRPDDYGISTMTQEDIDRAVDDAVRAGFQIAIHANGDKTIDMCLNAYERVQREIPQADPRFRLEHCSLVDDPLLQRIKDVGAIPTPFYTYIHFHGNKWGEYGAEKMEWMFAHRRFLDYDIPVAGASDYPPGPFEALMAIQSMVTRTDMQGREWGPSQRISVPEALRICTINGAHASFEEHIKGSITGGKLADYVILGDDPHTADPYAIKEIEVVRTVVGGRTTHEA, from the coding sequence ATGAGCGAGGTCAATCGCCGGGAGTTCATGGCCCTTTCCGGGCTCGCGGCCGGGGGCGCGGCCCTGGCGGGCTGCGGGACGCCGGGCGGGGGCGGCCGACAGGCCGGCGACGGCGCCGCCCATCACGCCGACCAGGTCGTGACCAACGCGACCGTCTACACGGTGGACGACGCGAACCCGCGGGCGGAGGCGCTCGCCGTGAGGAACGGCCGCTTCCTCGCCGCGGGCTCGAACGACGACATCGCCAACCTCATCGGGCCGCGCACCGAGCGCATCGACGCGGGCGGCGGCACCGTCGTCCCCGGCTTCATCGACGCCCACAACCATCCCTCCTCCGCGGGCATGCGCCACCTCACCGAGGTGGACATGAACATCCGCACGATCGAGGGGATGAAGTCCGCGCTCCGCGAGCGCGCGCAGAACACGCCTCCCGGCGAGTGGGTCGTCGGCTTCCTCTACGACGACACCAAGATCGAGGAGGGGCGCCCGCTCAACCGGCGCGACATCGACGAGGCCGTCCCCGACCACCCCGTCCAGGTCACGCACCGGGGCGGGCACACGAGCGTCTACAACTCGAAGGCGTTCGAACTGGCCGGGATCACCGTGGACACGCCCGACCCGACCGGCGGGCACTTCTACCGCGAGGACGGCGAACTCACGGGCAAGGTCGCCTCGCTCGCGCGCCGCCCCCTGCAGCGCCTCGTCCCCGGCGGGAGCACGCGGGAGGACCGCCAGGCGGGCGTCGCCCTCATCGGCCAACTGATGTCCGCGGCCGGCATCACGTCAGTTCACGAGACGGGCGGGAACAGCCAGGGCCTGACCGCGCTGCAGGACGCCTACGACGCGGGGGACCTCCGCTTCCGCATGTACTACTTCCCCTCCGGGGGCAGCCTGCTGTTCTCGGCGCTCAAGCAGGCGGGGGTTCGCACCGGCTTCGGAGACGAGAACCTGCGCATCGGCGCGGTCAAGTACAGCGCGGACGGCTCCGCTTCGGAGCGCACGATGGCGATGCGCACCCCGTACGTGGGCCGTCCGGATGACTACGGCATCAGCACCATGACCCAGGAGGACATCGACCGGGCGGTGGACGACGCCGTCCGCGCCGGCTTCCAGATCGCGATCCACGCGAACGGCGACAAGACGATCGACATGTGCCTCAACGCATACGAGCGAGTCCAGCGCGAGATACCGCAGGCCGACCCCCGTTTCCGCCTCGAGCACTGCTCGCTCGTGGACGATCCGCTCCTCCAGCGCATCAAGGACGTCGGCGCCATCCCCACCCCCTTCTACACCTACATCCACTTCCACGGGAACAAGTGGGGCGAGTACGGGGCGGAGAAGATGGAATGGATGTTCGCGCACCGCCGCTTCCTCGACTACGACATCCCCGTGGCGGGCGCCTCCGACTACCCGCCGGGCCCGTTCGAGGCCTTGATGGCGATCCAGAGCATGGTCACGCGCACGGACATGCAGGGGCGCGAGTGGGGCCCGAGCCAGAGAATCTCCGTCCCCGAGGCGCTTCGCATCTGCACGATCAACGGGGCGCACGCCTCTTTCGAGGAGCACATCAAGGGCTCGATCACCGGGGGGAAGCTGGCGGATTACGTCATCCTGGGCGACGATCCCCACACGGCCGACCCGTACGCAATCAAGGAGATCGAAGTCGTCCGCACCGTCGTCGGCGGCCGCACCACCCACGAAGCGTAG
- a CDS encoding AbrB/MazE/SpoVT family DNA-binding domain-containing protein: MEVSRITARGQTTIPKRIREQANLSEGDLLSFEIEDDHLLVHKISPNRDGYLHAVSEGLNEWVSREDEDAWRDL; the protein is encoded by the coding sequence ATGGAAGTCTCAAGGATCACGGCCCGCGGGCAGACTACGATCCCGAAGAGGATCCGCGAGCAGGCGAATCTCTCGGAGGGCGATCTCCTGTCGTTCGAAATCGAGGACGATCACCTGCTGGTTCACAAGATCTCACCCAACCGCGACGGCTACCTGCACGCCGTATCGGAGGGATTGAACGAATGGGTCTCCCGCGAGGACGAGGACGCCTGGCGTGACCTTTGA
- a CDS encoding type II toxin-antitoxin system PemK/MazF family toxin has product MTFEPYDVVVVPFPFTDRLASRRRPALVVSSESFHAEHEQSILAMITTTRAGWPSDVSIRRWREAGLHVPCRVRFKLFTLDHSLILRRVGGLAEGDREAAAKALTRVLAN; this is encoded by the coding sequence GTGACCTTTGAGCCGTACGATGTCGTCGTCGTTCCCTTCCCCTTCACGGACAGGCTCGCGTCCCGGCGGCGGCCGGCGCTCGTCGTTTCGTCGGAGAGCTTCCACGCGGAACACGAACAGTCGATCCTGGCGATGATCACCACGACCCGCGCCGGGTGGCCGAGCGATGTGTCGATCCGGCGCTGGCGGGAGGCCGGCCTTCACGTCCCGTGCCGCGTTCGCTTCAAGCTGTTCACCCTCGATCACTCCCTGATCCTCCGTAGAGTCGGCGGGCTGGCCGAAGGTGACCGGGAGGCTGCGGCCAAGGCCCTCACGCGCGTGCTTGCGAACTGA
- a CDS encoding enoyl-CoA hydratase-related protein encodes MSDVLLVEKLDGHIAKLTVNRPEKLNALNGAVRCAIFAALDRLAGDDDVRVVVITGAGDRSFIAGADISEFKDARPVEQYRSMTRGDMYSAIESFPKPVIAMINGFCLGGGCELAMSCDMRVASTAARIGQPEINLGLIPGAGGTQRLPRLVGEGWAMRLVMSGELIPGEKAEQIGLVEAAVAPEELEAHVMELASNIASRSPVALQAAKESILAARRMPLDEGLKFERSWFSLLFSTDDMAEGVGAFLEKRKPEFRGS; translated from the coding sequence ATGAGTGACGTTCTTCTCGTCGAGAAGCTCGACGGACATATCGCCAAGCTCACGGTCAACCGGCCGGAGAAGCTCAACGCGCTGAACGGCGCCGTCCGCTGCGCCATCTTCGCCGCGCTCGATCGCCTCGCGGGCGACGACGACGTACGCGTCGTCGTGATCACCGGAGCGGGCGACCGCTCGTTCATCGCGGGCGCCGACATTTCGGAGTTCAAGGACGCGCGTCCCGTCGAGCAGTACCGCAGCATGACGCGCGGCGACATGTACAGCGCGATCGAGTCCTTCCCCAAGCCCGTCATCGCCATGATCAACGGGTTCTGCCTGGGCGGAGGGTGCGAACTCGCCATGTCGTGCGACATGCGCGTCGCCTCGACGGCGGCCCGCATCGGCCAGCCGGAGATCAACCTCGGGCTCATCCCCGGCGCCGGCGGCACGCAGCGGCTCCCGCGGCTGGTGGGCGAGGGCTGGGCGATGCGGCTCGTGATGAGCGGCGAACTGATCCCGGGGGAGAAGGCCGAGCAGATCGGCCTCGTGGAGGCGGCCGTCGCGCCCGAGGAGCTCGAAGCTCACGTGATGGAACTCGCCTCGAACATCGCGAGCCGCAGCCCGGTCGCGCTTCAGGCCGCCAAGGAGTCCATCCTCGCCGCGCGGCGGATGCCGCTGGATGAGGGGCTGAAGTTCGAGCGGAGCTGGTTCTCGCTCCTCTTCTCGACGGACGACATGGCGGAGGGCGTAGGCGCCTTCCTGGAGAAGCGGAAGCCCGAGTTCAGGGGCTCCTGA
- the rpmA gene encoding 50S ribosomal protein L27, with amino-acid sequence MAHKKGVGSSRNGRDSNPQYLGVKKYGGEHVVAGNILIRQRGTPFHPGRNVGRGKDDTLFALADGQVEFHRRRGRRFVSVVTPAS; translated from the coding sequence ATGGCGCACAAGAAAGGTGTCGGCTCGAGCCGCAACGGACGCGATTCGAACCCGCAGTACCTCGGCGTCAAGAAATACGGCGGCGAGCACGTGGTCGCGGGCAACATCCTCATCCGGCAGCGGGGCACGCCGTTCCACCCGGGCCGCAACGTCGGCCGGGGGAAGGACGACACGCTGTTCGCGCTCGCCGATGGACAGGTCGAATTTCACCGCCGGCGAGGCCGCCGCTTCGTCAGCGTCGTGACGCCGGCGTCCTAG
- the rplU gene encoding 50S ribosomal protein L21: MYAIFKAQGKQFRAVEDAVLRIPSLEAEPGDTVKFDDVLLAEQDGDVHVGAPCVAGASVAAEVVSHGRGDKIVVYKMKRRKGYRRKQGHRQGYTEIRILGIDLPDEPREAAAKPVAAEPRPKAAPKPKAAPKAKATPAPAAPEAEAAPEAGAPEPAAVDITPVARKLAEEHGLDLGAIEGTGKDGRILKSDVDKAIAAKEGD; encoded by the coding sequence ATGTACGCGATTTTCAAGGCCCAGGGGAAGCAGTTTCGAGCGGTGGAGGACGCGGTGCTCCGCATCCCCTCCCTCGAGGCCGAGCCCGGGGACACGGTCAAGTTCGACGACGTGCTGCTCGCCGAGCAGGACGGGGATGTTCACGTCGGAGCGCCGTGCGTGGCGGGCGCCTCGGTCGCGGCCGAGGTAGTGAGCCACGGGCGCGGCGACAAGATCGTCGTCTACAAGATGAAGCGGCGGAAGGGCTACCGGCGGAAGCAGGGGCACCGCCAGGGCTACACGGAGATCCGCATCCTGGGCATCGATCTGCCCGACGAGCCGCGGGAGGCGGCGGCGAAGCCGGTGGCCGCGGAGCCCAGGCCCAAGGCCGCTCCGAAGCCGAAGGCCGCCCCGAAGGCCAAGGCCACGCCCGCACCTGCGGCTCCGGAAGCCGAAGCGGCTCCGGAAGCCGGGGCCCCCGAGCCGGCGGCGGTGGACATCACGCCCGTCGCGCGGAAGCTGGCGGAGGAGCACGGACTCGACCTGGGCGCGATCGAGGGGACGGGCAAGGACGGCCGCATCCTCAAGAGCGATGTGGACAAGGCCATTGCGGCGAAGGAAGGCGACTGA
- a CDS encoding Rne/Rng family ribonuclease produces MRREIVVNATTREKRVAILEDRKLVELLYERPDERRIAGDIYLGAVEAIVPGLQAAFVDIGAEKSAFLHASDLQSDEDPDENGNEGRERNGGRRRGRNENAPRIEEAIRKDQTLLVQVVKEPIGTKGARVTTQVSLPGRFLVYIPDSSHVGVSRKIGDRETRARLRRMVRDILGDDGGVIVRTVGEELTKEACERELKSLRKTWRKVRRRQNGMKAPALVYQDARLTSGIMRDLFSDRIDLLTVDSAELYHEIRSYLGQVDPDLLERVSRYDGAAPIFDEFGIEEEIRRAFRRTVHLKSGGHVVIEQTEALVSIDVNTGRYTGRRDPAKTILKTNLEAAGEIARQLRLRDVGGIIVIDFIDMNEEESRNKVVQQMRTLLGHDRARTKVFGLSELGLLQLSRQRVSPSLHQRMMEPCPYCEGSGRILASETVVRRLERALDRVAAAGRESGITILTHPVIALHLLEREREFLGRMRDSGGIAIDLRDDPLLGLDEFRLLAHPADADVTKKYISS; encoded by the coding sequence GTGCGCCGCGAGATCGTCGTAAACGCCACGACCCGCGAGAAACGGGTCGCGATCTTGGAAGACCGCAAGCTCGTCGAGCTGCTGTACGAACGGCCCGACGAGCGCCGCATCGCCGGCGATATCTATCTCGGTGCGGTCGAGGCGATCGTGCCCGGGCTTCAGGCCGCCTTCGTCGACATCGGCGCCGAGAAGTCCGCCTTCCTGCACGCCTCCGATCTACAGTCCGACGAAGATCCCGACGAAAACGGGAACGAGGGGCGGGAACGAAACGGGGGGCGCCGGAGGGGGCGCAACGAGAACGCACCCCGCATCGAGGAGGCGATCCGCAAGGATCAGACGCTCCTCGTCCAGGTCGTGAAGGAACCGATCGGCACGAAGGGGGCCCGCGTCACGACGCAGGTCTCGCTCCCGGGCCGCTTCCTCGTGTATATCCCGGACTCCTCCCACGTGGGCGTCAGCCGCAAGATCGGCGACCGGGAGACGCGCGCCCGCCTGCGGCGCATGGTGCGGGACATCCTCGGCGACGACGGCGGGGTCATCGTCCGGACCGTCGGCGAGGAGCTGACGAAGGAGGCCTGCGAACGGGAACTCAAGTCGCTGCGCAAGACGTGGCGCAAGGTGCGGCGCCGGCAGAACGGGATGAAGGCGCCGGCCCTCGTGTACCAGGACGCGCGGCTGACGTCCGGCATCATGCGCGATCTGTTCAGCGACCGGATCGACCTGCTCACGGTGGATTCGGCGGAGCTGTACCACGAGATCCGCTCCTACCTGGGACAGGTGGACCCGGACCTGCTCGAGCGCGTGAGCCGGTACGACGGCGCGGCTCCCATCTTCGACGAGTTCGGGATCGAGGAGGAGATCCGGCGCGCGTTCCGCCGCACCGTGCACCTGAAGTCCGGCGGCCACGTCGTGATCGAACAGACCGAGGCCCTCGTCTCGATCGACGTGAACACGGGCCGCTACACGGGCCGCCGGGACCCGGCGAAGACCATCCTCAAGACGAACCTCGAGGCGGCGGGAGAGATCGCCCGCCAGCTCCGTCTGCGCGACGTGGGCGGGATCATCGTCATCGACTTCATCGACATGAACGAGGAGGAGTCGCGCAACAAGGTCGTGCAGCAGATGCGGACGCTGCTCGGCCACGACCGCGCGCGCACGAAGGTGTTCGGGCTCTCCGAACTCGGCCTGCTGCAGCTCAGCCGGCAGCGCGTGAGCCCCAGCCTGCACCAGCGGATGATGGAACCGTGTCCTTACTGCGAGGGCTCGGGGAGAATCCTCGCCTCGGAGACGGTGGTGCGCCGCCTGGAGCGGGCGCTTGACCGCGTCGCCGCGGCCGGCCGGGAGAGCGGGATCACCATCCTCACGCACCCGGTGATCGCCCTCCACCTGCTGGAGCGCGAACGCGAGTTCCTGGGCCGGATGAGGGACAGCGGCGGGATCGCGATCGATCTGCGCGACGACCCTCTGCTCGGGCTCGACGAGTTCCGGCTCCTCGCCCATCCGGCCGACGCCGACGTCACGAAAAAGTATATTTCGAGCTAG
- a CDS encoding acyl-CoA dehydrogenase family protein, which yields MGDPSFQLEDHHEMIREMVREFAKAEIAPVAAGYDESEDFPWDTGALMSELGLFGIPFEEEIGGAGMDLLAASIAVEELARVDASHSIMIGAHMSLAATPIARWGTDAQKERFLRPLASGRVLGGFGLTEPGSGSDAGAMRTTARKAGDRWILNGRKTWITHGGVGEVFVVGALTSPEKGSRGITAFVLTKETCDLEDAARVGFGHSEDLEPMPGFSAGQKLRKLGWNASDTRELTLEDVEVPEENVLGEVDRGFPVFLDTLDGGRVGIAAHAIGIAQGALDETVRYTGERKQFSRKIHDFQGVRFMLAEAQTRIHAARLMMHHAARLRMAGAKHKKEAAMAKLFASETAMDVTTMAVQLHGGYGYSREYPVERMMRDAKITEIGEGTSEILKIVISREMLREAGSLD from the coding sequence ATGGGAGACCCGAGTTTCCAACTGGAAGACCATCACGAGATGATCCGCGAGATGGTGCGGGAGTTCGCCAAGGCGGAGATCGCGCCCGTCGCCGCCGGCTACGATGAATCGGAGGATTTTCCGTGGGATACGGGCGCCCTCATGTCCGAACTGGGGCTGTTCGGGATTCCCTTCGAGGAGGAGATCGGCGGCGCCGGCATGGACCTTCTCGCCGCGTCCATCGCCGTCGAGGAACTCGCGCGCGTGGATGCGAGTCACTCGATCATGATCGGGGCGCACATGAGCCTGGCCGCGACCCCGATCGCGCGCTGGGGGACGGATGCACAGAAGGAACGTTTCCTCCGCCCTCTCGCGAGCGGCCGCGTGCTCGGCGGATTCGGGCTCACGGAGCCGGGGTCGGGTTCCGACGCGGGCGCCATGCGGACGACGGCCCGGAAGGCAGGGGACCGCTGGATCCTCAACGGCCGCAAGACGTGGATCACGCACGGGGGGGTGGGAGAGGTGTTCGTCGTCGGCGCCCTCACGTCCCCCGAGAAGGGTTCGCGCGGCATCACGGCGTTCGTCCTCACCAAGGAGACGTGCGATCTCGAAGACGCCGCGCGCGTCGGGTTCGGCCACTCCGAGGATCTCGAGCCGATGCCGGGCTTCAGCGCCGGGCAGAAGCTGCGCAAGCTGGGCTGGAACGCTTCCGACACGCGCGAACTCACGCTGGAGGACGTGGAGGTTCCGGAGGAGAACGTGCTCGGCGAGGTGGACCGGGGTTTCCCCGTCTTCCTCGACACCCTGGACGGCGGACGGGTCGGGATCGCCGCCCACGCGATCGGGATCGCGCAGGGGGCGCTGGACGAGACGGTTCGCTACACCGGCGAGCGGAAGCAGTTCAGCAGGAAGATCCACGACTTCCAGGGCGTCCGCTTCATGCTGGCCGAAGCGCAGACGCGCATTCACGCGGCGCGGCTCATGATGCACCACGCGGCGCGCCTCCGGATGGCGGGGGCGAAGCACAAGAAGGAGGCCGCGATGGCCAAGCTCTTCGCCTCGGAGACGGCGATGGACGTGACGACGATGGCGGTGCAGTTGCACGGCGGGTACGGCTATTCCCGCGAGTATCCCGTCGAACGGATGATGCGCGACGCGAAGATCACGGAGATCGGCGAGGGGACGAGCGAGATACTGAAGATCGTGATTTCAAGGGAGATGCTGCGCGAAGCGGGCTCCCTCGATTAG
- a CDS encoding sigma-70 family RNA polymerase sigma factor: MEEKTVDFEAAYKNHWTPLLRYVDRLVGDADLAADVVQEAFVRLLEQTLPDEEVRRWLFTVATNLVRDDARMSARRRRLLSQRYDQTDLAHDPVESPDQPVLRAERVAAVRAALAEMPERDRRLLLMREEGFRYAEIAEVIEVAPGSVGTLLARALRRFTEALDPRIVEDETGRGR; this comes from the coding sequence GTGGAGGAGAAAACCGTGGACTTCGAGGCGGCATACAAGAACCACTGGACGCCACTCCTTCGGTATGTCGACCGGCTGGTGGGTGACGCCGACCTTGCGGCGGATGTCGTACAGGAGGCGTTCGTTCGGCTGTTGGAACAGACGCTTCCGGACGAGGAGGTGCGGCGCTGGCTGTTCACGGTGGCGACGAACCTGGTGCGGGACGACGCTCGCATGAGCGCGCGACGGCGAAGGTTGCTGTCGCAGCGCTACGACCAGACCGATCTCGCGCACGATCCGGTCGAGTCGCCGGATCAGCCGGTCTTGCGGGCTGAACGGGTCGCGGCGGTGCGCGCCGCGCTGGCGGAGATGCCCGAACGCGACCGTCGGTTGCTGTTGATGAGAGAGGAAGGATTCCGGTACGCCGAGATCGCCGAAGTGATCGAAGTCGCGCCGGGATCGGTCGGAACGCTGCTTGCACGGGCGCTGCGCCGGTTCACGGAGGCGCTGGATCCGCGGATCGTGGAGGACGAGACCGGTCGGGGCCGGTGA